A region of Pasteurellaceae bacterium Orientalotternb1 DNA encodes the following proteins:
- a CDS encoding adenylate cyclase, translating into MRELVLNPLTVPNSCLDLASSITFAKKRVDALETYRIKRLLNNCNEGFHTVFSLLPVLIHYNHPSLLCYTENAPYGLYDFHLNSTQQTYLESLVEQPLLANRFAQFDALYVMGSLGSVTQNSLSDIDLWLCRSLPLCPNQERALNDKLDKIKNWAKSLGVDIHFYLMNPEEFSAREYRNDISTEHSGSAQHYLLLDEFYRSAIRLAGKRVLWLHMLDRDRPYTEVIAEGVSQRIIRLEEWIDFGDFSDLSLSEYFGASLWQLYKGINSPYKSAIKIFLLESYAETYPETHLISRKFKQLLLSDQAVSYHFDPYLAMLEQVTIYLEKRKEFNRLECLRYCFYVKATEGQLDDWKRQELRKLALSWGWHEQEMLSLEAKSEWKIKQAMRHQKMLVAQLLQSYRNLINFARKFHIDPSIMPQDTDILMRKLYSVFEISPGKVELINGKIAKNLGENELTFVEVTENSATKAGWYLINHAPLSFYDSNKRYVQYHKSLNKLVAWAYFNGIVTANSQLHLVSQTVSLSKLRQFIADLRLSFPAQAPKMTDDDLYHPNEIRNLIVAINLTKDPTTKLRSRRELSQIDLLNLSLSNQGVIGSVSVMYRNMWNEIITQHIEGQDSILKALKLISNKIYRSSAPPQSVSVFCYSSQLRNELQKFVMGLVHRCISVQTGSMFEKQSYTFKLAGRKWQFVFNQQVELKELPSDEQKNERLKAPKVIYNFASEGFLQFFFEDNADETFNVYALDKQNHLETYLNCVGRKEDKISRIIRSYTRNDNSENADYIESFNYPQFYQLLKEESDTIIVPFQSKRHRDYIQNM; encoded by the coding sequence ATGAGAGAGCTTGTTTTAAATCCACTTACTGTTCCAAATAGCTGTTTGGATTTAGCAAGCTCGATCACATTCGCAAAAAAACGTGTAGATGCGTTGGAAACCTATCGTATCAAGCGGCTATTAAATAATTGTAACGAGGGCTTTCATACTGTTTTTTCGTTATTACCTGTCCTAATTCATTATAACCATCCGAGTTTACTTTGTTATACGGAAAATGCTCCCTATGGGTTATATGATTTTCATTTAAATTCCACTCAACAAACGTATTTAGAATCTCTTGTTGAGCAGCCTTTATTAGCAAATAGATTTGCCCAGTTTGATGCTCTTTATGTAATGGGAAGCCTTGGTTCAGTAACACAGAATTCACTCTCTGATATTGATTTATGGCTTTGCCGTTCCTTACCTTTATGCCCAAACCAAGAAAGAGCCTTGAATGATAAGTTAGATAAAATCAAAAATTGGGCAAAATCGCTTGGTGTGGATATTCATTTCTATTTGATGAACCCTGAAGAATTTTCTGCTCGTGAGTATCGTAATGATATTAGTACGGAGCATAGTGGTTCGGCTCAACATTACTTATTGTTAGATGAGTTTTATCGTTCTGCAATTCGGCTGGCAGGAAAGCGAGTGCTGTGGTTGCATATGTTGGATAGAGATCGTCCCTATACAGAAGTTATTGCAGAAGGTGTTTCACAGAGAATTATTCGTTTAGAAGAATGGATAGATTTTGGCGATTTTTCTGATCTTTCATTGAGTGAATACTTTGGAGCGAGTTTATGGCAACTTTATAAAGGAATTAATAGTCCGTATAAATCGGCGATTAAGATTTTTCTTCTTGAGAGCTATGCGGAAACTTATCCTGAGACGCATTTAATTTCTCGTAAATTTAAGCAGTTATTGCTTTCAGATCAAGCGGTAAGTTATCACTTTGACCCTTATCTTGCGATGCTTGAGCAAGTGACGATCTATTTGGAAAAGCGTAAAGAATTCAATCGATTAGAATGTTTACGTTATTGTTTCTATGTGAAAGCCACGGAGGGGCAATTAGATGATTGGAAACGACAAGAACTTCGCAAGCTTGCTCTTTCTTGGGGATGGCATGAACAAGAAATGTTATCACTTGAGGCTAAAAGTGAGTGGAAAATAAAGCAAGCTATGCGGCATCAGAAAATGCTGGTTGCTCAGTTATTGCAAAGTTATCGTAATTTAATTAATTTTGCCCGCAAATTTCATATTGATCCAAGTATTATGCCGCAAGATACGGATATTTTGATGAGAAAACTTTACTCTGTATTTGAAATTTCGCCAGGTAAAGTTGAGTTGATTAATGGAAAAATTGCGAAAAATTTAGGTGAAAATGAATTGACTTTTGTTGAGGTGACTGAGAATAGTGCAACTAAAGCGGGATGGTATTTGATCAATCATGCACCATTGAGTTTTTATGATTCTAATAAACGTTATGTTCAGTATCATAAATCGTTAAACAAACTAGTTGCATGGGCTTATTTTAATGGCATTGTGACGGCAAATAGTCAATTGCATCTTGTTAGTCAAACAGTGAGTTTATCTAAACTTCGCCAGTTTATCGCTGATTTACGGCTTTCATTTCCTGCACAAGCACCTAAAATGACGGATGATGATCTTTATCATCCAAATGAAATTCGCAACTTAATTGTTGCGATAAATTTAACTAAAGATCCAACAACAAAGCTGCGTTCCCGTCGTGAATTATCACAAATTGACTTGTTAAACTTGAGTTTATCCAATCAAGGAGTCATTGGTAGTGTCAGTGTGATGTATCGAAATATGTGGAATGAAATTATCACTCAGCATATCGAAGGTCAGGATTCCATTTTAAAAGCACTCAAATTGATCTCCAATAAAATTTATCGGAGCTCTGCTCCTCCGCAATCGGTTAGTGTGTTTTGCTATAGTTCTCAGCTTCGCAATGAGTTACAAAAATTTGTGATGGGATTAGTTCATCGCTGTATTTCTGTACAAACAGGCTCGATGTTTGAGAAGCAGTCTTATACATTTAAACTTGCGGGTAGAAAGTGGCAATTCGTTTTTAATCAACAAGTGGAACTCAAAGAGTTACCTTCAGACGAACAGAAAAACGAGAGATTGAAAGCACCAAAAGTAATTTATAATTTTGCCAGTGAAGGTTTTTTACAGTTCTTTTTTGAAGATAATGCAGATGAAACCTTTAATGTCTATGCCCTAGATAAGCAGAATCATCTTGAGACTTATTTGAATTGTGTAGGAAGAAAAGAAGATAAAATAAGTCGAATTATTCGTTCTTATACGAGAAATGATAATTCAGAGAATGCTGATTACATTGAGAGCTTTAATTATCCGCAATTTTATCAGTTACTTAAGGAAGAAAGCGACACAATCATTGTTCCTTTCCAAAGTAAGCGGCATCGAGATTATATTCAGAATATGTAA
- a CDS encoding lipopolysaccharide N-acetylmannosaminouronosyltransferase, whose protein sequence is MDRVEVKGIELLAARNQAELLAFLLNEQGVKTGKLVAINAEKVILSEEQPDVRQLLAKAEYNYADGISVVWTIHKKYPQFADLERIAGADLWLALMQQSANLGTPVFLVGGQADVLAETFTKLNTMGVNVVGTQDGYFSLDQEITIFEQIKQSGAKIISVALGSPKQEQFMQKAQVYYPDALYMGVGGSYDVFVGKVKRAPKCWQNAGLEWLYRLLKQPTRWQRQCRLIKYAYHYWRNQL, encoded by the coding sequence ATGGATAGAGTGGAAGTCAAAGGCATTGAGCTGCTCGCCGCTCGCAATCAGGCGGAGTTACTGGCGTTTTTACTGAATGAGCAAGGTGTGAAAACGGGAAAGTTGGTTGCAATCAATGCCGAAAAGGTGATATTGAGCGAGGAACAGCCCGATGTTCGCCAACTGCTTGCCAAGGCAGAATATAACTATGCTGATGGCATTAGTGTGGTGTGGACGATTCATAAGAAATATCCGCAATTTGCTGACTTAGAACGTATCGCAGGGGCGGATCTGTGGCTGGCGTTGATGCAACAATCAGCGAATTTGGGAACGCCTGTGTTCTTGGTAGGCGGGCAAGCGGACGTTTTGGCGGAGACTTTTACAAAATTAAATACAATGGGTGTGAATGTGGTCGGCACGCAAGATGGATATTTTTCATTAGATCAAGAAATTACCATTTTTGAACAAATTAAACAAAGTGGAGCCAAGATCATCAGTGTCGCATTAGGATCGCCTAAGCAAGAGCAATTTATGCAAAAGGCACAGGTATATTATCCCGATGCTTTATATATGGGGGTTGGCGGTAGTTATGATGTGTTTGTGGGGAAAGTCAAACGTGCCCCAAAATGTTGGCAAAATGCAGGTTTGGAGTGGCTTTATCGTTTATTGAAGCAGCCAACCCGCTGGCAACGACAATGCAGGCTGATAAAATATGCCTATCATTATTGGCGAAATCAGCTATAA
- a CDS encoding thioredoxin → MSSVIHTTDATFEKDVLQSDVPVLLDFWAPWCGPCRAIGPVLDDLAAKVGDKARIVKMNVDENQQIPAEFGVRSIPYLLIFKNGEVVAQQVGAQNLPAFLEKLA, encoded by the coding sequence ATGAGCAGCGTAATTCATACAACTGATGCCACTTTTGAAAAAGACGTTTTACAATCTGACGTACCCGTATTATTAGACTTCTGGGCACCTTGGTGTGGCCCTTGCCGTGCAATCGGCCCAGTATTAGACGATTTAGCCGCAAAAGTGGGGGATAAAGCACGCATTGTAAAAATGAATGTTGATGAAAACCAACAAATTCCAGCAGAATTTGGCGTGCGTAGCATTCCATACCTTCTCATTTTCAAAAATGGTGAAGTGGTTGCCCAACAAGTTGGTGCACAAAACTTGCCCGCATTTTTAGAAAAATTAGCCTAA
- a CDS encoding enterobacterial common antigen polymerase, producing MTDLLLTCFYLLCAAAVATLIVRSYQAERFSFHLIFSGLYFVTFFGGFPLSMALKYGFDVSLQRPEMLFETLAVTTGGYFLYFLSYRFFDVRVQAITERSGVLSVGSFAKNSAKVTACLLALLAIVSLAVFVYLNGFLLFRLEKYSQIFSPLVSGVALKRFFYFLFPALLIAYFLAPSRRMWWGLLSVGLIFGGLSYFAVGGTRANLALAVAFFLLIGWKDRYLSAKTVVAVAIFGVVAMFGLALARYNLDVQGQEAIFTFLYLTRDSFSPWENFAHILATDVEFQGLMPIVRDFYVYIPPSLWVDRPDIAWNTANYFTKELLGNRSGLAMSPTLLGSLYLMGGLPLVAVGMGLIGKLFAETDRLFCSASPLWQGYLVGNLFNLIVLVREGADAFVSRWCFFTAVFVACWGLAYILVGKRNG from the coding sequence ATGACAGACCTTTTATTAACTTGCTTTTACTTGCTTTGTGCCGCTGCCGTGGCAACCTTGATTGTTCGCAGCTATCAAGCGGAGCGGTTTTCGTTTCACCTGATTTTTAGCGGGCTGTATTTCGTGACGTTTTTCGGCGGCTTCCCTTTGTCGATGGCGTTGAAATATGGCTTTGATGTGAGCTTGCAACGCCCTGAAATGTTGTTTGAAACCTTGGCAGTGACGACGGGCGGTTATTTTCTCTATTTTTTGAGTTACCGTTTTTTTGATGTTCGTGTACAAGCCATCACAGAACGCAGTGGCGTTTTGAGTGTTGGCTCTTTTGCAAAAAATTCAGCAAAAGTGACCGCTTGTTTGCTCGCATTATTGGCGATTGTCAGCCTTGCTGTCTTTGTTTATCTCAACGGATTTTTGCTATTCCGCCTTGAAAAGTATAGCCAAATTTTCTCGCCATTGGTCAGTGGCGTGGCGTTAAAACGCTTTTTCTATTTTCTTTTTCCTGCCTTATTAATCGCCTATTTTCTCGCTCCGAGCCGCCGAATGTGGTGGGGATTGCTATCGGTGGGGCTGATTTTTGGTGGGTTGAGTTACTTCGCCGTGGGCGGCACACGGGCGAACTTGGCGTTGGCGGTAGCGTTTTTCTTATTGATCGGTTGGAAAGATCGCTATTTATCAGCAAAAACGGTCGTGGCAGTGGCAATTTTCGGCGTGGTGGCGATGTTCGGACTGGCGTTGGCTCGCTACAACTTGGATGTGCAGGGGCAAGAAGCGATTTTCACTTTCCTTTATTTAACCCGCGATAGCTTTTCGCCGTGGGAAAATTTCGCCCATATTTTAGCCACTGACGTGGAATTTCAAGGTTTAATGCCGATTGTGCGGGATTTTTACGTCTATATTCCGCCATCGTTGTGGGTGGATCGCCCTGATATTGCGTGGAATACCGCAAACTATTTCACCAAAGAGCTGCTCGGCAACCGCTCGGGCTTGGCGATGTCGCCAACCTTGCTCGGTTCGCTCTATTTAATGGGCGGCTTGCCGTTGGTGGCGGTTGGAATGGGGCTGATTGGTAAATTATTCGCAGAAACTGACCGCCTGTTCTGCTCCGCTAGCCCACTTTGGCAAGGCTATTTGGTGGGGAATTTGTTCAACTTGATCGTGCTAGTGCGAGAAGGAGCAGATGCTTTCGTTTCTCGTTGGTGCTTCTTCACCGCTGTATTCGTGGCGTGCTGGGGATTGGCTTATATATTGGTAGGAAAACGCAATGGATAG
- a CDS encoding dTDP-4-amino-4,6-dideoxygalactose transaminase, with the protein MKQIPFNQPALVGSELGYMQQAMVNGRLSGDGDFTRRCESWFEQQFGTARALLTPSCTASLEMAAILLDIQAGDEVIMPSYTFVSTANAFALRGAKIVFVDIRPDTMNMDEGLIEAAITPCTKAIVPVHYAGVACEMDTMIALAEKYGLWVVEDAAQGVMACYKDRALGTIGHLGCFSFHETKNYTAGGEGGAILINDPALIERAEIVREKGTDRSQFFRGQIDKYTWRDLGSSFLPSELQAAYLFAQLEAAEQINHKRLRLWQNYQQAFATLAATKRIELPTIPPDCQQNGHLFYLKLRDLADRTAFIEYLKQQAILAVFHYLPLHASPAGQRFGRFAGEDRFTTQESERLVRLPLFYNLSESDQQRVIEVALEYFK; encoded by the coding sequence ATGAAACAAATCCCCTTCAACCAACCCGCTTTGGTCGGGTCAGAATTAGGCTATATGCAACAGGCGATGGTGAATGGCAGGCTGTCGGGCGATGGCGATTTTACCCGTCGCTGCGAAAGTTGGTTTGAGCAGCAATTCGGCACGGCTCGGGCATTGCTGACGCCCTCTTGCACCGCATCGCTCGAAATGGCAGCGATTTTACTCGATATTCAGGCAGGCGATGAAGTAATTATGCCCAGCTACACCTTTGTGTCCACCGCCAATGCCTTTGCGTTGCGGGGAGCGAAAATTGTGTTTGTGGATATTCGCCCCGACACGATGAATATGGATGAAGGCTTGATCGAAGCGGCAATCACTCCCTGTACCAAAGCAATTGTACCCGTGCATTACGCTGGCGTGGCGTGCGAAATGGATACGATGATAGCATTGGCGGAAAAATACGGCTTGTGGGTGGTGGAAGATGCCGCACAGGGCGTGATGGCGTGCTATAAAGACAGGGCATTAGGCACTATCGGGCATTTGGGCTGTTTCAGCTTTCACGAAACCAAAAATTACACCGCAGGCGGTGAAGGCGGAGCAATCTTGATCAACGATCCTGCCTTGATCGAGCGAGCGGAGATCGTGCGAGAAAAAGGCACGGATCGCAGCCAGTTTTTCCGTGGGCAGATCGACAAATATACGTGGCGAGATCTCGGTTCGAGTTTTTTGCCTTCCGAACTGCAAGCGGCGTACCTGTTTGCTCAATTGGAAGCGGCAGAGCAAATCAATCACAAGCGGTTGAGGTTATGGCAAAATTACCAACAAGCCTTTGCGACGCTAGCAGCAACAAAGCGAATTGAGCTACCAACCATTCCGCCCGATTGCCAACAAAACGGGCATCTGTTTTATCTCAAATTGCGAGATCTGGCTGACCGCACTGCTTTTATTGAATATCTCAAACAGCAGGCTATTTTGGCGGTATTTCACTATCTCCCCCTACACGCTAGCCCCGCAGGACAACGCTTCGGACGTTTTGCAGGCGAAGATCGCTTCACCACTCAAGAAAGTGAGCGGCTTGTGCGATTGCCGTTGTTCTATAATCTGAGCGAAAGTGATCAACAAAGGGTGATTGAGGTGGCGTTGGAGTATTTTAAATGA
- a CDS encoding UDP-N-acetyl-D-mannosaminuronic acid dehydrogenase codes for MKKNKRISIIGLGYIGLPTAAVFAQCGCKVIGVDSNPQVVETLNQGKIHIHEPQLAEAVQQAVSSGRFFATTQPQSADAFIIAVPTPFQADHQPDLSYIRSAIERIAPVLAAGNLIVLESTSPVGTTEKLAEWLTVLRPDLTDQLFFAYCPERVLPGKIMQEIYHNDRIIGGLNPESSEQSVSLYQLFAKGECLTTDSRTAEMCKLTENAFRDVNIAFANELSMICDRHQINVWELIALANRHPRVNILQAGAGVGGHCIAVDPWFIVSLDPQQSCLIQTARHINDHKPQWLRDKIKLAVADCASATDRKPSDITIACFGLAFKADVDDLRHSPALQITEQLADWHQGTLLAVEPYITALPESLNGKATLTDFHTALQQADIAVLLVDHQLFKTAQPPQRWIVDAKGIWQ; via the coding sequence CTATATCGGTTTGCCCACGGCGGCGGTGTTCGCCCAATGTGGTTGCAAGGTGATTGGCGTGGACAGCAACCCGCAAGTGGTGGAAACACTCAACCAAGGCAAAATTCACATTCACGAGCCGCAGCTGGCGGAAGCGGTGCAGCAAGCGGTCAGTTCTGGGCGATTTTTTGCAACGACTCAACCGCAATCTGCAGACGCCTTTATCATCGCCGTGCCCACGCCGTTCCAAGCCGATCATCAGCCCGATTTGAGTTATATCCGATCGGCGATTGAACGCATTGCACCCGTGCTGGCGGCGGGAAATTTGATTGTGTTGGAATCGACATCGCCTGTTGGCACCACGGAAAAACTTGCCGAATGGCTAACGGTATTACGCCCTGATCTCACCGATCAACTCTTTTTCGCTTACTGCCCCGAGCGTGTGCTGCCAGGCAAAATTATGCAAGAAATCTACCACAACGACCGCATTATTGGCGGGCTGAACCCCGAGAGTAGCGAACAATCGGTCAGTTTGTACCAACTTTTTGCAAAAGGTGAATGTCTGACCACCGATAGCCGCACCGCTGAAATGTGTAAGCTAACCGAAAATGCTTTTCGTGATGTGAATATCGCCTTTGCCAATGAATTGTCGATGATTTGCGACCGCCACCAAATCAACGTGTGGGAGCTAATCGCCCTTGCCAACCGCCACCCGCGAGTCAATATTTTGCAAGCGGGAGCTGGCGTGGGCGGGCATTGCATTGCCGTTGATCCGTGGTTTATCGTTTCGCTCGATCCTCAACAGAGCTGTTTGATCCAAACCGCTCGCCACATCAACGATCACAAACCGCAATGGCTGCGAGATAAAATCAAACTCGCCGTTGCCGACTGTGCTTCCGCCACCGACCGCAAACCGAGCGACATCACCATCGCTTGTTTTGGCTTGGCGTTCAAAGCCGATGTGGACGATCTCCGCCACAGCCCTGCGTTGCAGATCACCGAACAACTCGCCGATTGGCACCAAGGCACCTTGCTGGCAGTTGAGCCATACATCACCGCCTTGCCCGAGAGCCTAAACGGCAAAGCCACGCTGACCGACTTCCACACCGCTTTACAGCAAGCCGATATTGCCGTGCTATTGGTCGATCATCAGCTGTTCAAAACCGCCCAACCCCCACAGCGCTGGATTGTCGATGCAAAAGGAATCTGGCAATGA